The window TTGCTCGTCTAACCCAAGGAGCCAACGCACATGAAAACCAAACAGTTGAAGATCCATTCCCAGGAATACATGGAAACCATGGCGCGGCTCATGAGCGAGGCTCTCGAGTCGCCCGAAGGCATGCGGGCGCTTGCCGCCGCCATCGCCGCGCCCATCGAACAGGAGATCAAGCGCAAGGAGATCTCCTCGCTGCTGCTCACCAAGCACACGTTGCCCAAGGGCGAACGTCCGGTCTACCAGAAGAAACCGACCGTCAAGGCCCACTGGATCAGCAAGGACGGCGACGCCCAGGAGCAGGAGGTGGGCAAGGACGAGGTCGAGTTCCCCACCAACCGCATCCACTCCAACCCGATGGTGGACGTTTCCGTCCTCAAAAACGGCAACATCGGCACGCTGATGGACATTCAGACCAGCGCCGCCGACGCCATCCGCAAGGAGATGGACCGCCGCACCATTTCGGTGCTGTCCTCGGCCATCCCGGCGGCCAACACCATCGAGGTCACCGGCGACCTGCTCACCGAGGATGCACTGAACGAGGCCATCTCGATCATCGAGGATCTGGAGCTGTCGGTGAAGTACATCGTCATGCGCGGCCGCCGTTTCAACGACATGCGCGGCTGGAACCTCGATCCCCAGACCAAGCTCGAGCTGCGTCAGAAGGGCGTCATCAAGAACTACGGCACCGGCGGCATTCTGTTGACGGCCTCCATGCCGCTGGACGAGATCATCATCGTCCCGGATGAAGAGGTCGGAAAGATGCCGGTGCGCGAAAACCTGAAGACGGAGTCCATCGATCAGAAGACCCGCTTCAAGACCGGCTGGTTGGTGTGGTCCGAGATCGGTCAGGGCATTACCCGCCCCGACATCATGGCCAAGGTCAAACTGGTTCCGTAATCCGGGAGGTGACGTGACATGAATCGAATCAAGAACATCCGTCCCGGCGTTCTGGTGATCCCCGACGCCGGGTTGAAGCTCAAACCCGGTCAGGTGGTCGAGGTGGAACGTCTCACCAAGCAGATCCAGGCGGCGCTCAAGAACGGCCGCCTGGCCATGACCGACAAACCGAAGCAGGAACCGCTCGCCTCTCCAGAGCCAGATCAGGACGCGGAACCGGTGGACCTGAGCAAACTCTCCGCCACCGACGCCATCTCCCGGGTCAACGAGGAAGCCAATCCGGAAACCCTCAAAGGCTACATGGACACCGAGAAACGCCGCACGGTGATCGACGCGCTCAAGAGCCGTCTGGAGGGTCTGCAAGGTGCTGCTGAGTGACCTGATCGCCGACCTGCGGCTCGACCTGTCCGATCCGGGCGCATCTCTCTTCGAGGATCAGACTCTGGAGAGGTGCGTCCGGAAGGCCGTTTTCCGTGTCGGCCGTGACCTCGACCAATCGCTGACGATCACGGCCGGAGAGATTACCCCCGATCCCACCGGCGAGGTCCGCGAGCTTTTGGTGATCATGGCGCAGATCCACGCCTGCCAGGTCATGCGTTCGGCCACCGCCAACGCCTTCTCCTTTTCCAGCGGCGACAAGCGGGTGGACAAAACCGGCCAGCCCGGCCACTGGGCCAAGCTCGAGGCCGATCTGCTCGCCGACTACCGCCAGCGGCTCACCGAGCTGCGTCCGGACACCCAGCTCGATCAGGAAGCCTACATCCTGACCCCGAGCGGCCTTACGCCGGTCATCTACGAACAAGGGATCGATCTCGATGTTGTTGAATGACCGGGAACGCGCCGAAGCCGTGGCCGACGTCGCCCGGCTGATCCTCTCCTCCGGCCAGACAGCACGCGTCCTGCGCGTGGTTCCCGGCGAGCGGCTCTACGGCACCGACGATGCCGAATACGCGGAAGTCGCTGTCATCCCCCTCGAACTGAACGAAACCCCGCCGGAGGAGCTGAGCGGCAAGATCGACGCGCTCGCCTGCGTCCTTCCGAATGCTGATGTCCAGGGTGAAGACCGCCTGGCCGCAGACAGGGAAACCTATCGCATACAGAGTGTGGAAGAAGAACACTTCTTCGGCACCGTCACTCACAAGAACCTGCAACTGGTGAAGCTCAATGGGCGTTAGGCGGACCGGTGACTGGGACAAGGCCCGCGCCAAGCTGACCACCGGCATGGGGCCACGTCTGGCCACGGCCCTGCGACAGGCCACGATCCGCAACGCCCTTTTTCTGGTGCGCGAGATCCAGCGGGGGATTCGCTCCCAGGCCCCGGGCGGACAGGCCTTCGTGAAACTCGCCGAGAGCACCATCGAGCGCAAAGGTTCCAGCAAGGCGCTCATCGACACCGGCTTTCTCGTCAACGCCATCACCCAGAAGATCATGGCCGACAAGGCGTTCGTCGGCCTGCTGCGCGGCACCGTCAACAAGGACGGGGAAGACATGGTGAACATCGGTGCCGTCATGGAGTACGGGGCCACCATCAAACATCCGAACGGCGCGACCATCGTCATCCCCGCCAGACCCTTTCTGCATCCGGTGATGGAGAAGTACCGCGAGCAAATCCTCCAGAACTATCGCGAGGCGATCCGCTCCGCGCTTTGAGCCTCCGACACATCGCCAACGCTTCCGGTAAGTAACCAGGCAGAAAACGGAGGCGTCCCTTGAGCACGATACAGACCGTCACAGAAACCCTGATCCGCCTGGCCAAGCAGGCCATCCACCCGGACACCGTTCTGGTGTTCCCG is drawn from Desulfatitalea tepidiphila and contains these coding sequences:
- a CDS encoding HK97-fold major capsid protein; this translates as MKTKQLKIHSQEYMETMARLMSEALESPEGMRALAAAIAAPIEQEIKRKEISSLLLTKHTLPKGERPVYQKKPTVKAHWISKDGDAQEQEVGKDEVEFPTNRIHSNPMVDVSVLKNGNIGTLMDIQTSAADAIRKEMDRRTISVLSSAIPAANTIEVTGDLLTEDALNEAISIIEDLELSVKYIVMRGRRFNDMRGWNLDPQTKLELRQKGVIKNYGTGGILLTASMPLDEIIIVPDEEVGKMPVRENLKTESIDQKTRFKTGWLVWSEIGQGITRPDIMAKVKLVP